The segment AGCGGCCGACGAACGCCTCTTGCTGCGAGATGCGCTGCCACTGGCGGGCGATCGCGAACAGCCAGACGTCGTGGGGGTACCAGGCGAGGCCTGCGCGCACGGGCGTGAGCATCGCCCGGCGGTCTTCAAAGACGTCGCCGGCCGTCATTTCGAGCAGTCGCTTGGTAGGCGTGAAGAGCCAATCGGCCGTCGACATGCCGTTGCGCGGGTCGAAGCCGAGCATGTCGTCGAGGTACGACGAAAGCGCGACCACCTCGACGCGGTGGGCGATCGGCGGGCCGTCGGCGGGTTCGAGCAGCCGGACGCCCTGGTCGTCGGGCGGGCCGAAGTCGTGGAGACGCCGCGAAACGATGGCGGCAGGCGCGTCGCGAGTTGTTCGCGGGCGTCGTCGCCGTACTTGTGCGCGTGCTCGTCAGACGCGAAGAGCATGACGCGCGGGCCCCAGTGGTGGTCCGTGGAGCGCTGGCTGTCGAAGCCGAGCACTTCGGAGCCGGTACCGATGAGCGCAGCGGCGTACTCCAAGCACGGCAACTGCTCGCGGAGGATCGGCCGCACCGCTTCGGTGTAGAAAGCGCGCGCCAGTTCGAGTCCGGGGACGAACGTCTCCATGCATGCTCCGTCGAATTCCGCCGTCGCATCGGACCACGCCACGGGCTGACCGAACGGCTCGCCGCGCCAGCGGAGGATGACGTCGAGGCTAGTCATCGGTCGCGGGCGTCTGTGGCGTATCGCCGACGACGGTGATGCGCGCCTTCATGGTCGGGTGGAGCGTGCACTTGTATAGCCATTCGCCGGCCGCGTCGAAGGTTACTGCCTCGCTGTCGCCGTTTTCCAGGTTGTCGGTCTCCCACGACTCATCTTCGGCCTGCGCGTCGTGCGTGGCGGCGTCGCGATTGGTGAAGGTGACGGTCGCGCCGGCCGGCACCTGGAGGTTGCCGGGCTCGAACTTCGTGTTGTCCATGACGACGGTCTCGTTCATGCCGCCGACGCTGACGGCGTCATCGGATTTGTCACGGCCGCCGCCGCAGGACGTGGCGACAATGAGCGCCGCACCGATCAACAGCGCCGGCAGGATGGCTGATATGATCAACGGTCGCGCGATGCGATACAGCATGGAATCCTCCGGATTGCCGCGGCGCTTCCGGCTTTGATTTCGACGCGGACGTCGTGCCAGCGATAGACGCGGCCTTCGCCGCCGTGGAGGACGTAAGGTTCCATGACGACTCCTCCGTACCTTCAACCATGCACTGCACAGGCTTGAGTCGCGCGGGCTGAAAGCCCGCGCTCCGACACCCCAGCCCCTCTGTGCCTCTGTGTCTCTGTGGTTCTATCTGCGTGCCTCTGCGAGTCAGCGGTTCCAGCTCCCGACGACCGCCGAGCGGCGACCGACGACGGCGCGTCAGCGCACCACGATATTCAACAGCCGGTTCGGCACGTAGATCACCCGCGCGATCTCCTTGCCCTCGACATGCTGCCAGACGTTCGGGCTCGCGTTCGCGCGTTCACGCGCCACGTCCTCCGGCGCATCGAGCGGCAGCGTCAGGCGCTCTCGCACCTTGCCGTTCACCTGCACGGCGATCTCCACTTCATCGTCCGTCGCCAGGGATGCGTCGTACTGCGGCCACGTCTGCGTGTGTACGCTGTACGCGCCGCCGCGCCGCTCCCATAGCTCCTCCGCGATGTGCGGCACCAGCGGCGCCATCATCAACACCAGCTTCTCGATCGCTTCGTCCCAGGCGGCGCCATCGACGGCGGCGTTGGATTCGCGCAGCTTCGTCAGGTGGTTCACGAACTCCATCAACGCCGCGATCATCACGTTCCAGCGAAAGCGCTCCATGTCGTCGGTGATCTTCTGCAACGTCTTGTGCGTCCACCGTCGCAGTTCGCGCGTCTCCGCCGCATCAGCGTTCGACGTCTTCGCGATCTCTCCCGTGACGACGTTCCACGCGCGGTTCAACCAGCGGTGTACGCCGCTGATGCCGCTCGGGTCGTAGAGCCCTCCTTCGTCCCACGGCCCCAGGAACATCAGGTACGCGCGAAACGTGTCGGCGCCCCAGCGCGACACCGGCTCGTCCGGCGCGATGACGTTGCCGCGCGACTTGCTCATCCGCTGCCCATCCGTCCCCAGGATCTGGCCCTGGTTGAACAGGCGCGCCATCGGCTCGTCAATCTCGACGACGCCCATGTCGCGCGCCGCCTTGGTGAAGAACCGCGTGTACAGCAGGTGCATCACCGCGTGCTCGGCGCCGCCCGTGTACTGGTCGACGGGCAGCCACGTCCGCGCCTTCTCGCGGCTGAACGGCCGCTCGCCGTTGTGCGGGTCGATGTACCGCATCTGGTACCACGACGAGTCGACGAACGTGTCCAGCGTGTCCGTCTCCCGGCGCGCCGGTTCGCCGCCGATCGGGCACGTCGTGTTCAGGAAACCCTCGTGGTACGTGAGCGGCGACTCGCCCGTCGGGCGAAACTGCGCGTCGTCCGGCAATGTCACCGGCAGATCAGCTTCCGGCACAGGCACCGCGCCGTGCGTCTCGCAGTACACGATCGGAATCGGCGCGCCCCACATGCGTTGACGCGACACCAGCCAGTCGCGCAGTCGATAGTTCACCGTCCCGCGACCGAAGCCCCGCTCTTCCGCGTACGCGATGACCTTCGGGATCGCTTCTTCGTCAGGCGTGCGGTCGAACGGCCCTGAGTTGATCATGACGCCGCCATGCGGCAAGGCGGCCTCCAGTTCGCCGCCGTCCCAGTCCGGGTGCGCGAAGACGGGGACGATCTGCAGCCCGTACTTCTTCGCGAATTCGAAGTCGCGCTGATCGTGGCCGGGCACGCCCATGACGGCGCCGGTGCCATAGGTCGCCAGCACGTAGTCGGCGATCCAGACCGGCACCTGCTCGCCGTTGAACAGGTTGGTGACGTAGGCGCCGGTAAACACGCCCGTCTTCTCGCGTTCCGTCGACAGCCGATCGATCTCCGACGTCTTGCGCGTCACGTCGACGTACGCGCGTACCGCGTCGCGCTGTGCCGCCGTCGTGATCCGTTCGACGAGCGGATGCTCCGGCGCCAGCACGAAGAACGTCACGCCGTACACCGTGTCCGGCCGCGTCGTGAAGACCCGGACTTCCTTCTCGTCAACGCCCGGCGCCTCCAGCCCGAAGCGCAGTTCCGCGCCCTCGCGGCGGCCGATCCAGTTGCGCTGCATCGTCTGCACCTGCTCCGGCCATTGCATGTTGGAGAAGTCGAGCAGCTCTTCGGCGTATTGCGTGATGCGGAAGAACCACTGCTCGAGGTCACGCTTCGCGACGACGCTGCCGCAGCGCTCGCAGCGCCCGTCGATCACCTGCTCGTTCGCCAGCACCGTCTGGTCCTGCGGGCACCACCACACCGGCGCGTTCGCGCGATACGCCAGCCCCGCCTCGTACAGCTTCAGGAACCACCACTGCGTCCACTTGTAGTAATCGGCGTTCGCGCTGATCACCTCGCGCGTCCAGTCGAACATCGCGCCTATGGATTTGAGTTGCCCCCGCATATGGTCGATGTTCTGGTACGTCCACCGGGCTGGATGCGTGCCGCTCTTGATCGCGGCATTTTCCGCCGGCAGCCCGAACGCGTCGAATCCCATCGGGAACAGCACGTTGTAGCCGTTCATGCGCCTGTAGCGCGCGGCCGTGTCCGACGGCGCTATCGCCCACCAGTGACCGATATGCAGATCGCCCGACGTGTACGGGAACATCGTGAGCGCGTACCACTTCGGCCGCGGGTCGTCGTCGTGCGTGACGTAGAGGGCGTCCGCTTCCCACCGCGCCTGCCATTTCGGCTCGATCGCATGCGGATCGTACCGATCGCCCTGCGCCGGCCGCGCCTGCCTCTGCGCCTGCTCACCCATCATCGACCTCCAGACAGTCCCCGTAGCAATTGATCTCTACTGTTAGCTGCGATTGTCTGTTGTCTGTTGTTATCTATTTCCCGCTTCCCGCTTCCCGCTTCCCGTTTGCTGTTTGCTGTTTGCTGTCTGCTGTGGTCTCCTCTGTTGTCTGTTTTCTGTCGTCCGTCCCCCTCATTCATCCCGCGGCATCTCCGCCGGATGATCCTCGTCCTCGCGCCAGTCCGAGGGGCGCATGTTCTTCGTAATCACGCGCAGTTCCAGGATCAGCACGGCGATCAGCGCCGCGAAGATCGCCACGATGTGCGCCTCGATGGCGACCGCCACGCCGACCGCCGCAGCCGCCCAGATCGTCGCGGCCGTCGTCACACCGCGGACGCTGAAGCCCTCGCGAAAGATCAGTCCAGCACCGAGGAAGCCGATGCCCGATACGATCTGCGAGGCTATGCGGTCGTCGCCGCCGTACAGCTGCGACATGTCCGCGAACAGCGCCGATCCCATGCACACGAGCGCCATCGTCCGGACGCCTGCCGGGTAGCCGCGATACTCTCGCTCGAGCCCGATCATCCCGCCCAGAAACGCCGCGAGCGCGATCCGGCCGACGATCTCCCACTGCAGGCTTGTCTCGATCACGCTGCGGCCCTGCCATCATCGCTGCGACCACCCGATCGCGGTCCAAATAAAAATGCCCGTCCGTCCGGTCAGGGACGGAGGGCATGCTCCGCGGTACCACCCTGGTTGCCCGCCGCGCCTCGCAGACGGCCACTCAGTTCGCTGTAACGGGCGTCCCCGTCGGCCGGCTACACAACCCCGTGGCGCGGGCTTTCAGCCCGCGACCTCCCCGAGAGGCTTCACCGCCGCCGCTCACCGGCGAGTTCGGCCGCTGTTGCCGGCTCGCACCGCCGCCGGCTCTCTGGTCTGCGCCTACTACTCCGGATCGTCGCGTTTCGACGCTTCCTTATATGAGGCCGCATTATATGTAGAAGCGAAGGCCCGCCCGCAAGGCACCTGCTCCGGTCGTCAGCCGCAGCCATCTCGTCATCAGGGATCTCGACGCGCAGAATCAGGGTGTGCAGCGGAACCGCCCTACCTGTCGCACAGCAGCCCGCGATTCGTCAGGACCGTGGGCACCAGGCTTCCAGCACACCTTAGCCCACGAGTGGGGGCACGGGATGGGATTGGCGCACCACAGTCCGGGGTGTACAACGGTCATGTCTGACGTAAGCTGCACTAACATGCCCGCCGCCGCCGACGGACAGACCACCATTCAGACGGTCTACGACTATTGATAATGCAGCAATAGGAATCAGAGGTGCGCGCGATGAGACTGGCTCTTGCGCTAACCGTTGCGTTCGTGCTCGTTGCAGCGATCGGATCGGGTACGCCTGCGCGCGCTCAATCCGATGAGCTTGAGGCGCCTACGGACCTAAGCTTCCTCGGCAATACGCTGCGCTGGACGGACAACTCAACTGACGAGGATGGGTTCCGCATACTCGCCCAGGCCTTCAACGGCGACGCGATCACTCGTGAGTATCCTGTAGGGCCTAACGTCACGGAATTTGCCGTCCCTGAGGAAGTACTTCCGAGTTGCCCTGATCGTCCCTCTGCGCGCTATGAGGTGTTCGCATTCCGGGACGACATCGAGTCGGAAGGCATCGAGGTCGGCGTGATCGGAGAGTGTCGACCGCTAACACCCACCGCCGCGCCACCTTCAACGCCGGCGGTGTCGCCGCCGACTGAATCCCCGCCGACGGTCGTATTCCCTGCGACAGGCAAAGAACCACGCCAAACGAACGTCGGCATCGTGCTGGAAACACTGGCTGCCCTCGTAGGTCTGATTGCCTGCGTCGTTGGAACAGGTCGGCTCGCCCGTACGAGAAGCCACGACAACTTTGACGCTAGGGACTAGGCTTCTGCAGACGTTGGCCGTTCCTTGCTACCCTCACGCGTGATACGCGCACGACCGCGCGCGCGTGCTCGCGACCTACGTCGACCGCGATCCGGTGTTCGACGACGTGCCGACGGGCAACCGCTACGTCGGCGCCGAGCAGATCATCGATAACTATCGCCACCTGTAGGACGGCATCCCGAACCTGGTGCGGCGCATCGAGAGCTGGGCGTTCGGCGAGGACACGTGCGTCATCGAACTGACGCTGAGCGGCGACCACACGGGGCCGTATCGCGGCACGCCCGCGTCCGGCCGCAAGCTCGACTTCCGGATCATCGCCCACTTCACGTTCGACGCCGACGGCCGCATCAAGCAAGAGACCGCCTATTACGACGCGCTCACCTTCATGCGGCAATTGGGGTTGGGCCGCCGCGACTAAACGGCGCGATGTCCGTTGCGCGTATGCCCGTGGCGCGGGCGTTCAGCCCGCGACTCCGACGACCGCATCGCACACCCGCGGAATGATCTCCTCACCGACGACGTACGCCTCCTCGAGATGCGGATACCCCGACAGGATGAACGTGTCGAGGCCGATCGACGCGTATTCGCGGATCCGCTCCGCCACCGAGTCGTAGCTACCGACGATCGCCGTCCCCGCGCCGCCGCGCACCAACCCTATGCCCGCCCACAAATTCGGCGCAACGGTGAGCGCTTCCATGTCGAGCTTGCCGTTGTGCAGCGCCACCATCCGCTGCTGCCCGACGGACTCCTGCCGCGCGAACCGCTTCTGCGCGATCTCGATCTGCTCCTGCGGCATCGCGGCGAGCAGCCGCTCCGCCTCGCCCCACGCATCTTCTTCGCGTTCGCGCGTGATCACGTGCAGGCGAATGCCAAAGCGCAACGCGCGTCCCTGTTCGGCAGCGAGAGCACGCATTCGCTCGACGCGCTCGGCGACCCACTCAGGCGGCTCGCCCCACAGCAGGTACACATCCGCGTGCTTCGCCGCTACCTGCTCCGCCGCGGGCGATGCGCCGCCGAAGTAGATGAGCGGCGCCGCGCTCGCGCCTTCGCCGCCGACTTCGAGCGGCTGCGGAAAGCGCGTGCGCTCGACCTGGAAGTGCTTGCCTTCGAAGCTGAACGGCTCCCCGCCCCACGACCCGCGCAGCACCTCCAGGAACTCATCGGCGCGCTCGTAGCGCTCGTCGTGGCTCAGGAAGTCGCCATACACGCGCTGTTCCGCCGGATCGCCGCCGATCACGATATTCACCAGCGTCCGGCCGGCGCTGATGCGTTGGAGCGTCGCCGCCATCTGCGCGGCGAGCGTCGGCAGCACAAACCCAGGCCGGAACGCGACGATGTACTTCAGCCGCTCCGTCTCCATTGCCAGCGCCGCGCTGATCAACCACGCGTCCTCGCACTGCACCCCCGTCGGCGTCAGCACGCCCGCGAACCCGAGACGGTCCGCCGCCTGCGCGATCTGCGCCAGGTAGCCGATCTGCGCCGGCCGCGCCCCCGATCCCGACTTCCTGCGCGCCGGATCGGGAAAGAAGTCCGCCACCGAGCGCGCGTCGCCGGTCGTCGGCAGGAACCAGTGCACGTCCAGGGGTCGGTCCGCGGCCACGGTCATCTCCTCGGTGCGATGAAAGCTATCGGCGGCTTAGTCTATCGTGATGGCCCGCCTGCAAGCATCACGCAGAGCAAGCATGCACGGGAGCACTGCATGAAACTCGAACGCACCGTCCACATCGCCGCGCCGCCCGAGCGCATCTGTCACGTCATGACCGACGTCGAGCGCTGGCCGGAGTGGACGTCTTCCGTCAAAGCCGTGCGGCGCATCGACGATGGTCCCTTGCGCATCGGCAGCAGCGCCGAGATCGAACTGCGAGGCACGCCGAATGCGACGTGGGTCGTGAAGAGCTTCGAGGCAGGCCGCTCGTTCTGGCCGGAGTCGCAGGTGACACCGAGCGTCGCCGGCGGCCACGTCATCGAGCCCGCGGGGGACGGGGCGGATGTCAGGCTGACGATCCAGCCGCGCGGGCTTATCGCCACGCTGCTATCGCCGCTGATCGTGCGCATGTCGCGCGCCAACGTAGAGGCGGAGGCCGAAGGGCTGAGTCGCCGAGGCGAGGAGAACGCTTAGGGCGTCACCGCACCGGCGTCGAACGCGGCGAGCAGCTTCTTCGGAGCCGCAAGGCGCCACGCCTCCGTCGCGATCTCCTCGAACGCGTCCCAGTCGACGTCGACGTCCAGCCGCACGCCGACCCACCCCTTCATCCCGACGTACGGCGGCACGAAGTAGCGGTCCTGATCGGCGCTCACGTACATCTCCTGCGCTTCCAGCGTCGACTTGAACCAGATAGCGACGCGGCCCGCATTGTGGTGATTGTTGTCGTATTGTCCGAACATCTTGTCGCGCACTCGCCACGTCGGTTCGCCCCAGGCGATCTTCTCCGTCGCCTCCGGCAGTGCGAGGCAGATCTCGCGAACCTGCTTCACCGGCCCAATTTCCTTCTTCAACGGGTGCGCCACTACGTGCCTTCCTTCGGCGTCATGATGTTCCACCGATGCCCGAACGGGTCAATCAACCAGCCGCTGCGTCCGAAGAATTCGTCGGCGAGCGGGCGCTCGACCTTCGCACCGGCATTGATCGCCCGCTCGAAGACCGCGTCGGCGGTCGGCGTGCTGATCGAGAGTGACACGGAGTTGCCGTTGAGCGTCAGCGGCGACAGCACGCGATACGGCTCCCACTCGTCGGACACGTAGACCGCCGTGTCGCCGATCCGGATCTCGGCGTGGCCAATACGCCCGTCTTCCTCGTATCGATACGTCTCCTCGGCGCCGAACGCTTTCTTGTAGAACTCGATTGCCTCGGCGGCGCCCTTCGCGCAGAGGTACGGCGTGACGCGCATCTCCTATCGATCCTCCTCGCGACACCGGTTTAGAGTCGGGTCCGCGGAAGCAGCGTAGCACCGCATGGCGGCGAGGAGAGCGGAGCAAACGCACGATCTGGCCAGTAGCTGTCAGGAGTGATCGTTCGCGCGTGGCAGTCCCAGCAGCACCCACGTAAGGCGCAGGCGTACCTCTGCCGCGTGCTCGCGCTCGTGCGCGATGATGCGCCGCATGACCTTGCGCACCGTCCACTCCTCCGCCGCCGTACGCCCCGGCCGCACCGGCATCCATCTGCGCGAACGCTCCTCGTCGCTCATCGCCCGCAGCCGCCGCAACGTGCGGGCGCGCTCCGTCGCGGGATCATCGACGTGCTCGAAGATGCCCTTGGCCGCGCCGTCCCGCAGCCCGTCTCGATAGTACGTCTCGAGCTGCAGCACGTGGCCCGCGATCTCGCGGATCGTCCGCACCTCCGGCGCCCACGCGTCGAACGACGCGATCGTCGAGGCAGGCGGCGCCCAGTCGAGCAGCGTATCGGGCAGCCCTTCGACCGTCGCCATCAGGTCGGCGCGCGACCACCTCGCGCGTGCGATCAGCGCTTCCAGTTCATCGCCGCCCAGCGGCTCGCGGTCGTACGCGAAGTTGAACTCGCCGCCCGTGGCTGCAAGCGCCAGTCCGTCCAGCGTCTCGGCGATCTCCCACTCGCCCGACGACGCTACTTCGGCGCCGTGGCTGCGCAACCACGCCCCGTGCTCGGCGATCGTCAGCGGCAGCACGTCCCCCAGGCCGGCGACGTCCCGCGCGCCCGTCACCGCGCCCGTCAGGTCGAGCACCCACGCGTGGACGTTTGATTCGTACGTGATGAGCCCGATCTGATGCCTCATGGCGCGTTCCGCGTGCTTACAACCCGTCGGTAGACCGCCTCCAGCGTCCGCGCGTTGTGCTCCCACGTGAAGCGTGCGCGCACGCGCGCCTGGCCTGCCGCGCCCATGCGATGGCAGCGCTCCGGGTCCGCGAGCAGCGCCGAGATCGCGCCGGCGAGTGCATGTTCGTCCGCCGCCGGCACGATCATGCCCGTCTCGCCGTCCGCCACGACCTCCGGCAATGCGCCCGCATCGGTCGCGATGACCGGCGTGCCGCACGCCATCGCTTCGGCGGCCGGGAGCCCGAAGCCCTCGTACAGCGAAGGCGAAACCAGCACCTGCGCCCGCCGGTACCACGCCGCGAGTTCCGTCTCGCTCACGCACCCGACGATCGTCACCCGCTCCTCGATGCCCAGCCGCGCGATCTCAGCGGGCGCCACGCGCGCCGCGCCGGACGGCCCGCCGACCATGTACAGGTGCGCGTTGACGCTCTTCGGCAGCAACGCGAGCGCCCGCAGCAGGTACACGGCGCCCTTGTTGTAGTCCTCCGCGTTCCCCACGAACAGCAGCGTCCCCGGCCGCGTTTCGTCCCGCTCCGGCGCGTGAAACAGAGCCGTATCGACGCCGTTATAAGCGACCTCGAGCCGGTCCCGCGGCAGCGACCACAGCGAAGCTGTCAGATCCTTCGACGCGCGCGAAGGGAACACGACCGCATCGATCCGCCGCGCGACGAACGGCTGCATCTTCCATGGATACCACGCGATCCGCAGCGCCCTCGCCTTCACCGATGTCAGGTGCCGCAATCCGTTGCGCACATCCATGTCCAACGGATGATGCACCGTCGCGACGACGGGCCGACCGAGCATGTTTCGCGCCATGAGCACGCCGTAGCTGAGCGTCTGGTTGTCGTGGATCACGTCGAACGCCCCGTGCTTGCGCTCGATCTCCGCCAGCTTCGCCAGCGCCCGGACGCTGAACACGGCGAGCAGCGATGCGAACGTGAAGCGCGACGTCGCGAACTCGTAGAAGTTCAGCGGGTGCAAGTGCGCCAGCGGTGGCACGTCATGAAAATACGCACGCCGGTCGAGCATCATGTGCTGAAAGCTGTGCGTGTGCATGCGATGATGGTGCACCGCAGGATCGAGCGACGGGTACGGCGGCCCGGAGATCGCGTGTACCTCGTGCCCGCGGCGCGCCAGTTCGCGCGTGACGTTCGCCAGCCACACGCCCTGGCCGCCCGACTCCATCGACCCGTAATACATCAGGAAACAGATGCGGATGCGGCACCTCCCCGTCCGGCGGCAGCGTACCGAACCGTTTCGCCGCGGGGGGGGGGGGGCGNNNNNNNNNNCGCGCGTCTAACGCGCGCGCGCAGGTGGGGGGCGTGCGAGCTCATCGCTGCTAGCGATCGCGATGCAACAGCCGCTCGTACAGCGCTTCCACCTCGCCAGCGTGCCGCTCCCATGTGAAGCGATCGAGCACGCGAGCCCGACCCGCCTCTCCCATGCGACGGCATCGCTCCGGATCGGCCAGCAGCGCGCCGATCGCCTCCGCGAGCGCGGCTGCGCTTGCGGCCGGCACGATCACGCCCGTCTCCAGGTGCGCCACGACTTCCGGCAGCGCACCCGCGTCCGATGCGATCACGGGCGTGCCGCATGCCATCGCCTCCGCCGCCGGCAAGCCGAACCCCTCGTACAACGACGGCGACACCAGCACCTGCGCGCGCCGGTACCAGCCCGCCAGCTCCTCATCGCTCACGCGTCCGACGATCGTCGCCCGATCGGCGATGCCGAGCCGTGCGATCTCGTCCGGCGCGACGCGTTGCTCGCCCGCGGGCCCGCCGACCAGGTACAGGTGCGCGTTCGCGCCCGGCGGCAGCAGCGCCATTGCCCGCAGCAGGTGGACGATGCCCTTGTTGTAGTCTTCGGCATTCCCGACGAACAGCACGGTGCCGGGCCGCCGCTCTTCGGGATCGCCGGCGCGAAACCGCTCGACGTCCACTCCGTCGTAGATCGTATTGATGCTTCCGTCGGCCAGCGACCACAGGTCCTCGATCAGCGCCGCCGACGCGTTCGACCCGGAGATCAGCGCATCGAGGCGACGGGCGACGATCCGCTGCATCTGCCGCGGATACCAGGCGATGCGTTTTACCTTCTCCCGCACCGAAGCGACGTGCGCCACGCCGGTCCGCATGTCGACGTCAAGCGGATGGTGTACGTTAGCGACGACCCGCCGTCCCAGCAGGCGGCGCATCAGCAGCAGCCCGTAGCCCAATGACTGGTTGTCGTGCACGATGTCGAACGGGCCGGACCGCGCCTCGATCCGCCGGAGTTCCACCAGCGCGCGCAGCGTATACGTCGCCATGACCGAGGTCAGCGTGAAGCGCGTGCTCGCGAACTCATAGAAGTTGAGCGGCGCGAAGTGACGCAACGGCTCGATGTCATGAAAAAACGCGCGCCGATCGAGCATCATCCGCTGAAAGCTGTGCGTCTCGAGGCGATGGTGTGTCACAGCGTCATCGAGCAGCGGATACGGCGGCCCGGAGATCACGTGGACGTCGTGCCCGCGACGGGCCAGCGCGCGTGTCACGTTGGCCAGGTACACGCCCTGACCGCCCGACTGCATCGAGCCGTGGTACATCAGGAAACAGACGCGGATACGGCACCTCCGGCGACACGGCGCGGCACGGTATGAACCTGTTCATCCCGTGTCCGGCGCACTGTACCAACGGAGCCCGCCCTTACCCTTGGACGACGTTTGTCCGAGCCGCATAGGCGCAGCAGGCACCTCACTGACCCGCGCCCACGCCGCGGCCGCGATCACGCAGAGTCATCGTATGGTCAGGCGATCTCCGCGTCTCACACGAATGAAACCTCCGCGACGATCCCGTAGTGGTCCGACGCGCAGAGCCGCTCGTCGTTCGCATCGACGCGGTCGAACACGATCCGCGCATCGTGAACGCGGACGCGGTCGTCCACGAAGATGTAGTCGATCGTCTTCGCCGGCCGCTGGCCCCAGACGGCGTTCAGCGGCGTCGGCACGGTACCCGCCGACTCGCAGCCGTGTACGAGCGCATATGCCGAGCGCAGCCGCTCGCCCACCGCCCCCACCGGCGGCATGTCCGGCGTCGCGTTCAGATCGCCGACGAGGATCGAAGGCACGTCATCGTGCGTCGCCATCCATTCGATGATCCGCCGCGCCTGCGCCAGCCGCATGTCGCCGGCGCTCGCCTCGTGGTGCAAATGCGTGTTGTAGAAGTCGAAGACGCCGCCGTCCGGCGCCCGCAGGCGCGCCCGCAGCGCCACGCGGTGGCCGCCGCGCAGGTCAATCGAATCATGCGACAGCGTCGGCAGCCGCGTCATGATGCCGATGCCTTCGCGTTTGCCCTGGAAGCCGGTCTTGTTCGCCTGGTGCAGCACGTACGGCGCCGCGTCGTCCGGCAGCCGCTCGTTCACCTTCCGTACGATCCATTCGCCCTGGCGCGTCGGTACGTGGATCTCCTGCACGCCGATGACGTCGGGCGCCAGTTCGACGAACTGCGCGAGCAGCAACGGCGCCCGCTCGAGCCAGCGGTCCGATGCGTTTCGCAGATTGAGCGTGGCGACGCGGATCGTGTCCTTCATGCAGCGTCATTAGCTTACGACGCGACCGCGCCCAATGCGAAGCGGCGGGCCGCTACCCGCCGCTCGCCCCGCATCGTCGCCCGCGCTCAGGCGTGCGCGGTGTTTCGCACGACCACCTTGTACGCCACGAGGATCAGCACCGCACCCACGATCGATAGGAAGATCGTGCCGATGTCGAAGTCGTCGACGCCGTTGCCGACGCCGATCGCTACCGCGAGGAATCCGCCGAGCAGCGCCCCGGCGATCCCGATCGCGATCGTCACCACGATACCGACGATGCCACCGCCGCCCGGGTCATCTCCCGGTACCAGCATTTTTGCGATCACGCCGCCGATCAGCCCTACGAGGATCCATGCAAGAATACCCATCTCGTTGCTCTCCTTCCGCTCCGTCCAGTTGGCGGCATCATGGCATGAGCGGACTATGCTCTCCGTATCATCGCGCGGGGCCGTGTTGCGGCTTCGTAACGGGCTCATCAGCCGGAAGGCGGTGACGCCAGGGCTAAAGCGCGCTCTGCAGCCACGCGATGACATCGCGCGTCACGTCGTCACGATTCGTCTCGTTGAGCTTCCGTGGCGGCCACCCGCGTAAAGAGATCGTCGAAACCCCCGGCAGAAGACTCGACCCCTGCAAGCGCGACGACTATGTTGATACTCAAGGAGCGCGGGTGCGCTCGGTAGCCACGAACCAGTATGAATCTAGACGTTGTCGGTGCAGCGATACACCTAAGAGCGACG is part of the Dehalococcoidia bacterium genome and harbors:
- a CDS encoding MmcQ/YjbR family DNA-binding protein produces the protein MAHPLKKEIGPVKQVREICLALPEATEKIAWGEPTWRVRDKMFGQYDNNHHNAGRVAIWFKSTLEAQEMYVSADQDRYFVPPYVGMKGWVGVRLDVDVDWDAFEEIATEAWRLAAPKKLLAAFDAGAVTP
- a CDS encoding SRPBCC family protein, with protein sequence MKLERTVHIAAPPERICHVMTDVERWPEWTSSVKAVRRIDDGPLRIGSSAEIELRGTPNATWVVKSFEAGRSFWPESQVTPSVAGGHVIEPAGDGADVRLTIQPRGLIATLLSPLIVRMSRANVEAEAEGLSRRGEENA
- the leuS gene encoding leucine--tRNA ligase; the encoded protein is MGEQAQRQARPAQGDRYDPHAIEPKWQARWEADALYVTHDDDPRPKWYALTMFPYTSGDLHIGHWWAIAPSDTAARYRRMNGYNVLFPMGFDAFGLPAENAAIKSGTHPARWTYQNIDHMRGQLKSIGAMFDWTREVISANADYYKWTQWWFLKLYEAGLAYRANAPVWWCPQDQTVLANEQVIDGRCERCGSVVAKRDLEQWFFRITQYAEELLDFSNMQWPEQVQTMQRNWIGRREGAELRFGLEAPGVDEKEVRVFTTRPDTVYGVTFFVLAPEHPLVERITTAAQRDAVRAYVDVTRKTSEIDRLSTEREKTGVFTGAYVTNLFNGEQVPVWIADYVLATYGTGAVMGVPGHDQRDFEFAKKYGLQIVPVFAHPDWDGGELEAALPHGGVMINSGPFDRTPDEEAIPKVIAYAEERGFGRGTVNYRLRDWLVSRQRMWGAPIPIVYCETHGAVPVPEADLPVTLPDDAQFRPTGESPLTYHEGFLNTTCPIGGEPARRETDTLDTFVDSSWYQMRYIDPHNGERPFSREKARTWLPVDQYTGGAEHAVMHLLYTRFFTKAARDMGVVEIDEPMARLFNQGQILGTDGQRMSKSRGNVIAPDEPVSRWGADTFRAYLMFLGPWDEGGLYDPSGISGVHRWLNRAWNVVTGEIAKTSNADAAETRELRRWTHKTLQKITDDMERFRWNVMIAALMEFVNHLTKLRESNAAVDGAAWDEAIEKLVLMMAPLVPHIAEELWERRGGAYSVHTQTWPQYDASLATDDEVEIAVQVNGKVRERLTLPLDAPEDVARERANASPNVWQHVEGKEIARVIYVPNRLLNIVVR
- a CDS encoding MgtC/SapB family protein → MIETSLQWEIVGRIALAAFLGGMIGLEREYRGYPAGVRTMALVCMGSALFADMSQLYGGDDRIASQIVSGIGFLGAGLIFREGFSVRGVTTAATIWAAAAVGVAVAIEAHIVAIFAALIAVLILELRVITKNMRPSDWREDEDHPAEMPRDE
- a CDS encoding ester cyclase; this encodes MVRRIESWAFGEDTCVIELTLSGDHTGPYRGTPASGRKLDFRIIAHFTFDADGRIKQETAYYDALTFMRQLGLGRRD
- a CDS encoding cupredoxin domain-containing protein; the encoded protein is MLYRIARPLIISAILPALLIGAALIVATSCGGGRDKSDDAVSVGGMNETVVMDNTKFEPGNLQVPAGATVTFTNRDAATHDAQAEDESWETDNLENGDSEAVTFDAAGEWLYKCTLHPTMKARITVVGDTPQTPATDD
- a CDS encoding LLM class flavin-dependent oxidoreductase, coding for MAADRPLDVHWFLPTTGDARSVADFFPDPARRKSGSGARPAQIGYLAQIAQAADRLGFAGVLTPTGVQCEDAWLISAALAMETERLKYIVAFRPGFVLPTLAAQMAATLQRISAGRTLVNIVIGGDPAEQRVYGDFLSHDERYERADEFLEVLRGSWGGEPFSFEGKHFQVERTRFPQPLEVGGEGASAAPLIYFGGASPAAEQVAAKHADVYLLWGEPPEWVAERVERMRALAAEQGRALRFGIRLHVITREREEDAWGEAERLLAAMPQEQIEIAQKRFARQESVGQQRMVALHNGKLDMEALTVAPNLWAGIGLVRGGAGTAIVGSYDSVAERIREYASIGLDTFILSGYPHLEEAYVVGEEIIPRVCDAVVGVAG